A genomic region of Streptomyces diastaticus subsp. diastaticus contains the following coding sequences:
- a CDS encoding DUF4231 domain-containing protein: protein MKTICRRLAELKTKPEARPGRADEKGEWVSVPPSLGPVTRLREHNERVLHLRQHIREVNLRQRLMYGFGAGVVLCVLGVAVPTALTWRRFDMAPFNTVLVLLGVVFVVGFVGSSWIETVRHEGPRPGTSGDRLTREELELELEIAVENRLIDATPLDIPIRNRQFAYRESIPEELDQLRKESHRYRRRHNFFQLLIIIGSIANAGAQSFSDTTQPLKSIIIGLTVLVAICAGITGYYKFRERSFNLQQTADSMEEHANAFHLGLPPYDSADPAANLALLTARVETLRVEQRRREQQLDQPPEARDQSG, encoded by the coding sequence ATGAAGACGATCTGCCGCAGGCTCGCCGAGCTGAAGACAAAACCTGAGGCGAGACCGGGGCGAGCAGATGAGAAGGGGGAATGGGTGTCCGTCCCGCCGTCGCTTGGGCCCGTTACACGCCTGCGTGAACACAACGAACGGGTCTTGCATCTGCGTCAGCACATCCGGGAGGTGAACCTCCGGCAGCGACTGATGTACGGCTTCGGTGCTGGTGTCGTGCTCTGCGTACTCGGCGTCGCCGTCCCTACAGCGCTGACGTGGCGGCGCTTCGACATGGCCCCCTTCAACACGGTGCTCGTTCTTCTGGGTGTCGTATTTGTCGTTGGGTTCGTTGGGTCCTCATGGATAGAAACAGTCAGACACGAAGGCCCACGGCCTGGGACCTCTGGGGATCGGCTGACTCGTGAGGAGCTGGAGCTGGAGCTCGAAATCGCAGTCGAGAACCGGCTCATCGACGCGACCCCGCTAGACATCCCCATCCGCAACAGGCAGTTCGCTTACCGCGAGTCCATACCCGAGGAACTGGATCAACTCCGCAAGGAGAGTCACCGCTACCGTCGGCGGCACAACTTCTTCCAGCTCCTGATCATTATCGGTTCGATCGCTAACGCTGGGGCGCAGTCCTTCAGTGACACTACCCAGCCACTCAAGTCGATCATCATCGGCCTGACCGTACTGGTCGCCATCTGTGCAGGCATCACCGGGTACTACAAGTTCCGCGAACGCAGCTTCAACCTCCAGCAAACGGCAGACTCGATGGAAGAGCACGCTAATGCCTTCCACCTCGGTCTGCCGCCTTACGACAGCGCCGACCCCGCGGCCAATCTCGCTCTCCTCACTGCCAGGGTCGAAACCCTCCGGGTGGAGCAAAGACGCCGCGAACAACAACTTGATCAACCGCCGGAAGCCCGTGACCAGTCCGGCTGA